A genomic region of Candidatus Schekmanbacteria bacterium contains the following coding sequences:
- a CDS encoding YdcF family protein has protein sequence MFKLIKLVFYAALLFVAYQFHPWILTRIGNFLIVDEKLEKADAIVVMSGDDENGSRVERAVELFKKDYGKVIILSGNKIAWNTYSNEIMLKQALSLKVPEESILRVTSNAHSTVEEVPGIVAFLQNKGFRKAIIVTSDYHTRRTAFTFIHLSNSGDIKIIMTGAENMRFKADRWWKERLYAKTFFMECCKLLWYYTVQNLEYNYLKKPAAQKGGEALLYKLDYSHFSAITTPYPGTDNTRIAAVS, from the coding sequence ATGTTCAAACTTATTAAACTCGTCTTTTATGCTGCACTTCTATTTGTCGCATATCAATTCCATCCATGGATCTTAACGAGGATAGGAAATTTTCTTATCGTGGATGAAAAGCTGGAAAAGGCTGACGCCATAGTTGTCATGAGCGGAGATGATGAGAACGGCAGCCGTGTGGAGAGAGCAGTTGAGCTCTTTAAAAAAGATTATGGGAAGGTCATAATACTGAGCGGAAACAAAATAGCGTGGAATACTTATTCAAATGAAATCATGCTGAAGCAGGCGCTTTCCTTAAAAGTGCCTGAAGAGTCAATACTCCGTGTAACCAGCAATGCCCACTCTACAGTAGAGGAAGTCCCTGGAATAGTCGCTTTTCTTCAAAATAAGGGATTCAGGAAGGCCATAATCGTAACAAGCGATTACCACACAAGAAGGACGGCTTTCACCTTCATACACCTTTCAAATTCGGGAGATATAAAAATCATAATGACCGGTGCAGAAAATATGAGATTCAAGGCTGACAGATGGTGGAAAGAAAGGCTTTATGCCAAGACATTTTTCATGGAGTGCTGCAAACTGCTCTGGTACTATACGGTTCAAAACCTCGAATACAACTATCTGAAAAAACCCGCCGCCCAAAAGGGCGGCGAAGCATTACTCTACAAGCTCGATTATAGCCATTTCAGCGCCATCACCACGCCTTACCCTGGTACGGATAATACGCGTATAGCCGCCGTTTCTTGA
- a CDS encoding DUF5615 family PIN-like protein codes for MKFLIDNALSPRFSGGLIKLGYESVHVRDIGLSSALDEVIFDYAVRENRILISEDTDFGTILAARNSIKPSFILFKMEDKRTYNLLDILINNLPDIKDALEQGSVVVFEDQRIRIRKLPFRE; via the coding sequence ATGAAATTTTTGATTGATAATGCTCTTTCTCCGCGGTTTTCAGGGGGACTTATTAAATTAGGATATGAGTCAGTGCATGTCAGGGATATTGGATTGTCATCAGCCCTTGATGAAGTTATCTTTGACTATGCAGTAAGAGAAAACCGAATACTCATTTCTGAAGATACTGACTTTGGAACTATTTTAGCAGCACGTAATTCGATTAAGCCTTCTTTTATCTTGTTCAAAATGGAAGATAAACGAACTTACAATTTATTGGATATTTTGATTAATAATCTGCCTGATATTAAAGACGCTCTCGAGCAGGGAAGTGTAGTTGTTTTTGAAGACCAGAGGATACGGATCCGTAAATTGCCATTTAGGGAATGA
- a CDS encoding DUF433 domain-containing protein: MKFKRITINSKQMGGIPCIRNLRIPVATVVGLVANGIKEKEILRDYPDLEAEDIHEALRFAAKAVEERQIPIVSGK, encoded by the coding sequence ATGAAATTTAAAAGAATCACAATAAATTCTAAGCAGATGGGGGGAATCCCCTGTATCAGAAACCTTAGGATTCCTGTCGCTACTGTGGTTGGTCTTGTGGCAAACGGGATTAAAGAAAAAGAAATTTTGAGGGATTATCCTGACCTTGAGGCAGAAGATATTCACGAAGCTTTACGATTCGCTGCTAAGGCAGTTGAAGAACGACAGATACCTATCGTATCAGGAAAATGA
- the rplQ gene encoding 50S ribosomal protein L17, with product MDHRTGNRKLNKTTSHRLAMLRNMTTSLFIHGKIETTVPKAKELRRVAEKVITLSKKESLHSRRLAANWVKDKKILKKVFTEISPKYASRNGGYTRIIRTRVRRGDGAEMAIIELVE from the coding sequence ATGGATCACCGGACGGGAAACAGGAAACTCAATAAAACAACAAGCCACAGGCTTGCCATGCTTCGCAACATGACAACCTCACTTTTTATTCATGGGAAGATAGAGACGACTGTCCCCAAGGCGAAGGAGCTTAGAAGGGTTGCGGAAAAGGTGATAACCCTTTCAAAGAAAGAGTCATTGCATTCAAGAAGACTTGCAGCTAATTGGGTAAAGGATAAAAAAATATTAAAGAAGGTCTTTACAGAGATATCACCCAAATATGCATCAAGAAACGGCGGCTATACGCGTATTATCCGTACCAGGGTAAGGCGTGGTGATGGCGCTGAAATGGCTATAATCGAGCTTGTAGAGTAA
- a CDS encoding replication-associated recombination protein A has protein sequence MELFEYDKPKIVKPGKFAPLAERMRPNNLDEFVGQDHILGEGKFLRKAIEEDSVSSIILWGPPGSGKTTLAQIISQKTGATFISFSAVTSGIKEIKEVIKTAKENLERYGKRTIIFIDEIHRFNKAQQDAFLPYVEEGAIILIGATTENPSFEVISPLLSRTRVYTLHALTEEEIIKIIKRALNDKEHGVAKYNPDISDDTLSFVASLSGGDGRVALNVLDVAITSEKPDADGKRKITNDTITQVMQKKALIYDKAGEEHYNIISAFHKSLRGSDPDASLYWLARMLEAGEDPLYIARRMVRFASEDVGNADPQALLVANAAKEAVDFLGMPEGDLALAQTAIYLATAPKSNATYMAYLSAKKEVRNTGYLPVPLHLRNPVTDLMKEEGYGDGYLYPHSYENAVVKQEYYPKGMKNKEFYTPTDRGFEKKIAQRLEFWKDLLSGKKRDKED, from the coding sequence TCTTGCTGAAAGAATGCGTCCCAATAATCTGGATGAATTCGTCGGGCAGGACCACATCCTCGGTGAAGGAAAGTTTTTAAGAAAGGCGATAGAGGAAGACTCGGTAAGCTCCATAATCTTATGGGGTCCGCCGGGCTCAGGTAAAACTACCCTGGCTCAGATAATCTCGCAGAAAACCGGAGCGACTTTCATCTCCTTCAGCGCAGTCACCTCAGGCATAAAGGAAATAAAGGAAGTAATAAAGACCGCAAAAGAGAATCTGGAACGGTATGGGAAAAGGACAATAATATTTATTGATGAGATACACCGTTTCAACAAGGCACAGCAGGATGCGTTCCTCCCTTATGTTGAAGAAGGAGCGATAATATTGATAGGTGCAACAACTGAGAACCCCTCTTTTGAGGTCATATCTCCTCTTCTTTCAAGAACAAGGGTTTATACCCTCCATGCCTTAACTGAGGAGGAAATAATAAAAATCATCAAAAGAGCATTGAATGACAAAGAGCACGGAGTGGCAAAATATAACCCTGATATCTCGGATGATACTCTCTCATTTGTCGCATCCCTTTCAGGAGGCGACGGCAGAGTTGCCCTTAATGTCCTCGATGTTGCCATAACATCAGAAAAGCCTGATGCAGATGGGAAAAGAAAAATAACTAACGACACAATAACGCAGGTCATGCAGAAAAAAGCCCTGATCTATGACAAAGCAGGCGAGGAACACTACAATATAATATCTGCATTCCATAAAAGCTTAAGAGGCAGCGACCCGGACGCTTCCCTTTACTGGCTTGCAAGGATGCTTGAAGCCGGAGAAGACCCGCTTTATATCGCAAGACGCATGGTAAGGTTTGCAAGCGAAGACGTGGGGAACGCTGACCCGCAAGCTCTGCTTGTTGCAAATGCAGCCAAGGAGGCAGTTGACTTTCTCGGTATGCCGGAAGGAGATCTTGCCCTTGCACAGACTGCCATTTACCTTGCAACTGCGCCAAAGAGCAACGCTACATACATGGCATATCTTTCAGCCAAAAAAGAGGTAAGAAATACCGGCTATCTTCCTGTGCCGCTCCACTTGAGAAATCCTGTGACAGATCTTATGAAAGAAGAAGGTTACGGCGACGGCTATCTTTACCCTCACAGCTATGAGAATGCCGTAGTAAAACAGGAGTACTATCCCAAGGGGATGAAAAACAAAGAATTCTACACTCCCACAGACAGAGGCTTTGAAAAAAAGATTGCCCAGCGTCTTGAGTTCTGGAAAGACCTTCTTTCAGGAAAAAAAAGGGATAAAGAAGACTGA